A portion of the Bacillus thuringiensis genome contains these proteins:
- a CDS encoding L,D-transpeptidase family protein, producing the protein MNNNTTNESVEEIDQKRVRSKKRYTNWKFIAVGIGVIALLIGGMSYYQATHFNSNVTINDTKVGGLSADQAIQKLKTSGLANKVYVDQQQILDEKDTKTELTEKDLPQVKKLLKSQWTFFPSSKGENYSLLPEKADQYRSETMKKLVEETLISMNEKLKAPQDAMAKLEQGKIVISKSVEGKQYDVTSLLKDYDKQKYKSEIHLKSAYIKPIKEDDPIVKKEEKALQNLLGQSVEYKVQDEVYPLKAKDLIQNASMSKDMKVTIDASDIKKKITEINNAKSTLNKDFSFKTHSGSVISVKGQGYGWALDVEKETKQVQQAFEKGEKSLSASNIHGNGWEKEGIGYKTTSNNGIGDTYAEVSIAEQQIWIYKDGKLVVTTNVVTGKHSTGEDTSPGVWYVLYKRTPYTLRGSAVGKADYAVKVDYWVPFTNSGQGFHDAGWRKDWANNAYLTGGSGGCVNLLPNVAKTVYDSLNTYDPVIVY; encoded by the coding sequence ATGAACAACAATACAACAAATGAATCAGTTGAAGAAATTGATCAAAAACGAGTAAGATCAAAAAAACGTTATACAAATTGGAAGTTTATCGCAGTGGGTATTGGTGTAATTGCACTTCTTATTGGGGGAATGAGTTATTATCAGGCAACTCACTTCAATTCGAATGTTACAATTAATGACACAAAAGTTGGTGGTCTGAGCGCTGATCAGGCGATACAGAAATTAAAGACATCTGGACTAGCAAACAAAGTCTATGTTGATCAACAACAAATTTTAGATGAAAAAGATACAAAAACGGAACTTACGGAAAAAGATTTGCCTCAAGTTAAGAAACTATTAAAAAGTCAGTGGACATTTTTCCCTTCCTCAAAGGGAGAAAATTATTCATTACTACCAGAGAAGGCAGATCAGTATCGTAGTGAAACGATGAAAAAACTTGTAGAAGAAACGCTCATCTCTATGAATGAAAAATTAAAAGCGCCTCAAGATGCTATGGCGAAGTTAGAACAAGGGAAAATTGTTATTTCGAAAAGTGTTGAAGGAAAACAGTATGACGTTACTAGTCTACTGAAAGATTACGATAAGCAAAAATATAAAAGCGAAATTCATCTGAAGTCTGCATACATAAAACCTATTAAAGAAGACGATCCGATTGTCAAAAAAGAGGAGAAAGCACTACAGAATCTTCTTGGGCAGTCTGTTGAGTATAAAGTGCAGGATGAAGTTTATCCTTTAAAAGCGAAAGATTTAATTCAAAATGCCTCTATGTCAAAGGATATGAAAGTTACAATTGATGCTAGTGACATTAAGAAGAAAATTACTGAAATTAATAATGCCAAATCAACATTAAATAAAGATTTCTCATTTAAAACGCATTCCGGTTCAGTCATATCAGTAAAAGGGCAAGGCTACGGCTGGGCACTAGATGTTGAAAAAGAAACTAAACAAGTTCAACAAGCCTTTGAGAAAGGCGAAAAGTCGCTTTCTGCTTCTAATATTCACGGAAATGGTTGGGAGAAGGAAGGTATCGGTTATAAAACAACATCGAATAATGGCATCGGAGACACGTATGCGGAAGTTTCAATTGCAGAGCAACAAATTTGGATTTACAAAGATGGGAAATTAGTCGTTACAACAAATGTAGTAACGGGTAAACATAGCACGGGTGAAGATACATCACCAGGTGTTTGGTACGTTCTATACAAACGAACACCATATACGCTAAGAGGTAGCGCAGTAGGGAAAGCTGATTATGCGGTTAAAGTAGATTACTGGGTTCCATTCACAAATAGCGGTCAAGGATTCCACGATGCCGGCTGGCGAAAAGACTGGGCAAATAATGCATATTTAACAGGTGGATCAGGCGGGTGTGTGAACCTTCTTCCTAATGTTGCAAAAACTGTATATGATAGTTTGAACACGTATGATCCAGTAATTGTGTACTAA
- a CDS encoding CPBP family intramembrane glutamic endopeptidase has protein sequence MLLHGEAFHNKDKIQRAKIGLQLFLSILTITSIILNVLVMITKSMPLIVVYMFIPAFSSILTRIILKEGFKDVSFSLGNLKIWKGIGFALLIPMIICGITYSIAWLSGIARFQPPQGGMLEPIYHILGFQYLPIPLSFIFIVVLSGVLGSLLNLIPVMGEEMGWRGYMLTRLIDAEFSRPILISGLIWATWHVPIVIAGLYVEGASALLSVLGIYFCIVPFSYITAYLRLITGSVWPSVIIHTTWNAIIQGPFARASTGYQTEIWIGESGLITAIIILATAIIMTRIVNFTK, from the coding sequence ATGTTATTACACGGAGAAGCATTCCACAATAAAGATAAAATCCAACGTGCTAAAATAGGACTTCAACTCTTTCTAAGTATCTTAACCATTACTTCTATTATCCTAAATGTACTAGTAATGATTACTAAAAGTATGCCACTTATTGTGGTATATATGTTTATCCCAGCATTTTCTTCTATTTTGACTCGCATAATATTGAAAGAAGGGTTTAAAGATGTATCTTTTAGTCTCGGTAACTTAAAGATATGGAAGGGGATTGGTTTTGCGCTGCTAATACCTATGATTATTTGTGGAATTACTTATTCTATCGCCTGGTTGAGCGGAATTGCGAGGTTTCAGCCCCCGCAAGGTGGTATGCTAGAACCTATTTATCATATACTTGGATTTCAGTATCTACCGATACCATTAAGTTTCATTTTTATAGTAGTATTGAGCGGAGTTTTAGGTAGCCTGCTTAACTTAATTCCAGTTATGGGAGAAGAAATGGGTTGGCGAGGTTATATGCTTACAAGACTAATCGATGCAGAGTTTTCACGCCCAATCCTTATTAGCGGATTGATTTGGGCAACGTGGCATGTTCCAATTGTTATTGCTGGTCTATATGTAGAGGGAGCATCTGCCCTACTTTCAGTACTTGGCATCTATTTTTGTATTGTGCCATTCAGTTATATTACAGCTTATTTACGACTTATCACAGGTAGCGTTTGGCCTTCGGTTATCATTCATACTACTTGGAATGCCATTATTCAAGGACCTTTCGCACGTGCAAGTACAGGGTATCAAACTGAGATTTGGATTGGAGAATCTGGTTTGATAACCGCTATTATTATCTTGGCTACTGCAATAATTATGACTCGAATCGTAAATTTTACTAAATAG
- a CDS encoding erythromycin esterase family protein, translated as MNKKRMIAMVSTALLVTGCVEVGNAQTVAVENSGQSVQKNIVKSIQSQANPLKTIEPSKPFEDLRPLKKMIGSAQYVGLGENTHGSSEIFTMKFRLVKYLVTEMGFTNFAMEEDWGNGLKLNEYIQTGKGNPREFLKLLYPTDEIIAMIEWMKDYNADPSNKKKIQFIGLDLKTLDQDSFNKVIDYVRVHRPDLLAEVEENYKELSSFTGSIQEYMKLAPERKEKFKANAERVARLLKDENEQANIEIIPSEYIWAKATASAIEKFTTMLLPNDYPSMIKLHEQYLADHAMWAQETFGGKTMVWAHNIHIAKGIIDEKLYPYVAGQFLKERLDNNYVTIGSTTTEGNFTLYSEYDPSTGGKITTDTIPQDVKSFNYTLGKVPYKMFLLDNRHLKGQAEKWVKAKRPLLSIGGQILPNSSVYFDTSLLEQFDIIFHIRKTSPSHIK; from the coding sequence ATGAATAAGAAAAGAATGATTGCAATGGTTAGTACAGCTTTATTAGTCACAGGATGTGTGGAAGTAGGAAACGCTCAAACTGTAGCAGTCGAAAATTCAGGTCAATCAGTCCAAAAAAATATAGTTAAATCCATACAATCACAGGCTAACCCATTAAAAACGATAGAGCCGTCAAAACCATTTGAAGATCTAAGACCACTTAAGAAAATGATTGGGAGCGCGCAATATGTAGGATTAGGAGAGAATACTCATGGAAGCTCTGAAATTTTTACTATGAAGTTTCGACTTGTGAAATATTTGGTTACTGAGATGGGTTTTACGAATTTTGCAATGGAAGAAGATTGGGGAAACGGCTTAAAACTAAATGAATATATCCAAACAGGAAAAGGAAACCCTAGGGAATTTTTAAAATTGTTATATCCTACTGATGAAATTATAGCCATGATTGAGTGGATGAAAGATTATAATGCTGATCCATCCAATAAAAAAAAGATCCAATTTATTGGGCTCGACTTAAAAACGTTAGACCAAGATAGCTTTAATAAAGTAATTGATTATGTAAGAGTGCATCGACCAGATTTGCTGGCAGAAGTAGAAGAAAATTATAAAGAATTGTCTTCTTTTACTGGAAGTATACAGGAATATATGAAACTTGCTCCTGAAAGGAAAGAGAAGTTTAAAGCAAACGCTGAGAGAGTAGCCCGATTACTAAAAGATGAGAATGAGCAAGCCAACATAGAAATAATTCCATCCGAGTACATCTGGGCGAAAGCAACGGCAAGTGCAATAGAGAAATTTACCACAATGCTACTTCCTAACGACTATCCAAGTATGATAAAGCTACATGAGCAATACTTGGCCGATCATGCGATGTGGGCACAAGAGACATTTGGTGGTAAAACGATGGTATGGGCACACAATATTCATATAGCTAAAGGAATTATCGATGAGAAATTATACCCTTATGTTGCGGGGCAATTTTTGAAGGAACGTTTAGACAATAATTATGTCACAATTGGTAGTACAACTACGGAGGGGAATTTTACCTTATACAGCGAATATGATCCTTCCACTGGAGGTAAGATTACAACCGACACTATTCCACAAGATGTAAAAAGTTTCAATTATACTCTCGGAAAAGTGCCATATAAAATGTTTTTATTGGATAACCGTCACCTTAAAGGACAAGCAGAAAAATGGGTTAAAGCAAAAAGACCATTACTAAGTATAGGGGGACAAATCCTCCCGAACAGTTCGGTGTACTTTGATACTTCATTGCTTGAGCAATTTGATATTATTTTTCATATTCGAAAAACAAGTCCATCTCATATTAAATAA
- a CDS encoding sensor domain-containing protein — MKSRFIQNGYFLLLTFVTGLFYFCFYLIALLFSLTLSFTVVGIPLVIRVLQTTTPFIQFERIQTKIYTDISTDSYDRSITMDTSNWSQVKLVLTDRRTWCAVYWLMQKFAIGIFSLISAIIFYVMPLMFLLAPLLYRYIDMNIIFIQIDTFAKSLFVMFMGIVFTAISIRIVDGLTKKIGGYTRSMIRQLNQ, encoded by the coding sequence ATGAAATCAAGATTCATCCAGAATGGTTATTTTTTATTGCTAACTTTCGTTACAGGATTGTTTTATTTTTGTTTTTATCTAATAGCTCTGCTATTTAGTTTAACCCTTTCATTTACTGTTGTTGGGATTCCACTAGTTATACGCGTACTACAGACTACCACACCCTTTATCCAATTCGAGCGCATACAGACGAAAATTTATACAGATATTTCAACAGACTCTTACGATAGAAGTATAACAATGGATACATCGAACTGGTCTCAGGTGAAATTAGTGCTTACAGATCGTCGCACTTGGTGTGCTGTCTATTGGTTAATGCAGAAATTTGCGATTGGCATTTTCAGTCTCATTAGTGCAATCATTTTTTATGTAATGCCACTTATGTTCCTGTTGGCACCACTACTGTATCGATACATCGATATGAATATTATATTTATACAAATAGATACTTTTGCCAAGTCACTCTTTGTAATGTTTATGGGTATAGTATTTACCGCCATAAGTATTAGAATAGTCGATGGTTTGACAAAGAAAATTGGGGGCTATACACGTAGTATGATTCGGCAACTAAATCAATAG
- a CDS encoding hybrid sensor histidine kinase/response regulator transcription factor, which yields MLDMVKYWFWYDWIMLGVRLLASVSIILATLNFQDGLTLPLWIIILWEIIAFSVPWVALLFNYKYYLFTEILLYGGLCIYLTSLFPGAYNTFLISVFLIAANSKHLSYYWTAPITVFVTNGIFYTVAPSNSYWVMVTYYGFAYVMGFAFHLLIVNHKQNESIRKQNAVLEQYMSQIERITLAEERNRLSSELHDTVGHAYTSIIMGMETLRTELATEMGIQRLDSLLEMGRKSIEDVRGYLHQMESPCQSPSLIQSLQNLGAEFQEHAQVNVSFRAYGEEYEMSRQAKIAFIRCLQESLTNAVRHGQGTEIIVSLQFEQQYTRLEVQDNGKGNVEWQEGFGLNAMKERAMNLQGQLSVYTKPDEGMLVTCTIPRQTEIKDGLIRLLIVDDQPFVRESLRTLLDRYEDLNVVGLAEDGNEAIDLCGRLQPHVILMDLDMQHMDGVEATKKIKQQWPHIRILIFTTFQDTEQALESLRNGADGFLLKSIETLELANTIRLIHKGGTLIDQGMSHKIFEKFDEQKETPQSKATAYELTAREIEILQLVAKGLRYTTIASRLYLSNGTVRNYASTAYTKLGVRNKEEAVQKALEIGIIE from the coding sequence TTGTTAGATATGGTTAAGTATTGGTTTTGGTATGATTGGATTATGTTAGGGGTACGCCTACTTGCTAGTGTGTCTATCATTCTAGCTACATTAAATTTTCAGGATGGTTTAACATTACCACTTTGGATTATTATTCTTTGGGAAATTATTGCCTTCTCTGTTCCATGGGTAGCCTTACTATTCAATTATAAATATTATTTGTTCACAGAAATACTGCTGTATGGTGGACTATGTATATATTTAACCTCATTATTTCCAGGGGCTTACAACACATTTCTTATATCAGTGTTTCTAATTGCTGCGAATAGTAAGCATTTGTCCTATTATTGGACAGCTCCAATAACAGTTTTTGTAACAAATGGAATTTTCTATACGGTTGCACCAAGTAATAGCTATTGGGTTATGGTCACCTATTATGGATTCGCATATGTAATGGGCTTCGCTTTTCATTTATTAATCGTCAATCATAAACAAAATGAATCAATTCGTAAACAAAACGCGGTACTTGAGCAATATATGTCTCAGATTGAACGCATTACACTGGCGGAAGAACGAAACAGACTGTCGAGTGAGCTTCATGATACAGTTGGTCACGCTTATACATCTATTATTATGGGGATGGAAACGTTGCGCACCGAACTTGCTACTGAAATGGGTATACAGAGGCTAGATTCTCTGCTTGAAATGGGACGTAAAAGCATCGAGGACGTGAGAGGTTACCTACATCAAATGGAGTCTCCTTGCCAATCGCCTTCCTTAATTCAATCTCTCCAAAATCTTGGAGCCGAATTTCAGGAGCACGCTCAGGTTAATGTAAGTTTTCGGGCATACGGAGAGGAATATGAAATGTCTCGGCAAGCGAAGATAGCGTTCATTCGTTGCTTACAAGAGTCCCTTACGAATGCAGTACGTCATGGTCAAGGAACTGAAATTATAGTTTCATTGCAGTTTGAACAACAATATACGAGATTAGAAGTTCAAGATAATGGAAAAGGAAATGTAGAATGGCAAGAAGGCTTCGGTCTGAATGCAATGAAAGAACGAGCAATGAATTTGCAAGGTCAATTGTCTGTATATACAAAGCCAGATGAAGGAATGCTTGTTACATGTACCATACCGCGACAAACTGAAATAAAAGATGGACTTATTCGTTTGTTAATTGTAGACGACCAGCCGTTTGTTCGGGAAAGTTTGAGGACACTACTCGATAGATATGAAGATTTAAATGTAGTCGGTTTGGCCGAGGATGGCAATGAAGCCATCGATTTGTGTGGGCGCCTTCAGCCTCATGTTATACTTATGGATTTAGATATGCAACACATGGATGGAGTCGAGGCAACCAAAAAGATTAAGCAACAATGGCCACATATCCGCATATTGATTTTTACCACTTTTCAGGATACCGAACAGGCGTTGGAATCGCTTCGCAACGGTGCGGATGGTTTTTTACTCAAATCTATTGAAACATTGGAGCTAGCTAATACGATCCGACTTATTCACAAAGGTGGGACACTGATTGATCAAGGAATGTCTCACAAAATATTTGAGAAATTTGATGAGCAAAAAGAGACACCACAATCAAAAGCAACCGCTTATGAGCTAACAGCTAGGGAGATAGAAATATTGCAACTAGTAGCCAAGGGACTTCGATACACTACCATAGCATCAAGGTTATATTTATCGAATGGTACGGTCAGAAATTATGCTTCCACAGCTTATACAAAGCTAGGAGTCCGCAACAAAGAAGAAGCTGTGCAAAAGGCTCTAGAAATTGGAATTATTGAATAA
- a CDS encoding FtsX-like permease family protein has translation MLFKLSMSGLKSKLQDYIVLLVGLIVSISTFYMFQTLASNKTFLESNSSIRDIVAVFKIGSVLLAIITFFYILYANSFLSALRQKEFGMYMMLGAKKHKVTLLMFIETIILGATSLLIGITIGVGLAEGMGQLLMKQLEFAGEGYKAFYLPSIAITCIFFFALFVLSAIMNSIKLSRISVLQLVHADEQTERVAIKGKMTVVVAFLGILLLGIGYASLIYISYANSLIVLGLMAVGLISATVGTYLIFGSLLPVMINKLKSNKKRSEKGLNAFTFAQLNFRINGLTNVLATVAILVALGAGGIACGMAFKNNILKMTEQREIYDSVIHNPTAEEKTILGGILFQEKLEYHYKVDDKYVYYLKEDVEKNRPFIQGMKIEKVSEELPIGAFSIKRAEGETDTKQWIQAFRTIQPNYLYPDYEMKIVDYNIYNGLKGKESIVFMGKTDDFGSYIKEWKKLDELQIAKYKNVKAEELDSKYQAYIMGHDFASGLMFMGFFVGIAFLAMMASCLMFKVLSGASKDVTRYQMLHKIGVRRELLTKSIYKELFLIFLFPAIVGVTHILVGMNMFSPLVIDPYSRIWLPLVIFVVIYSMYYWITVQLFKGIVLPKKD, from the coding sequence ATGTTATTTAAGCTCTCTATGTCAGGCCTAAAAAGTAAGTTGCAAGATTACATTGTTTTACTTGTTGGTCTTATTGTCTCTATTTCAACTTTTTATATGTTTCAAACGCTAGCATCCAATAAAACGTTCCTTGAATCTAACTCTTCTATTAGGGATATTGTGGCTGTCTTTAAAATTGGTTCCGTTTTGTTAGCGATTATCACATTTTTCTATATTTTATATGCAAACTCTTTTTTATCAGCTCTTCGTCAAAAAGAATTTGGTATGTATATGATGTTAGGAGCAAAAAAGCATAAAGTTACATTACTTATGTTTATCGAAACAATCATATTAGGTGCCACCTCTCTTTTGATTGGAATTACAATTGGTGTAGGACTTGCAGAAGGTATGGGTCAGCTATTAATGAAACAACTCGAGTTTGCTGGTGAAGGTTATAAAGCATTTTATTTGCCATCTATAGCTATTACTTGCATCTTCTTCTTTGCACTCTTTGTATTATCTGCAATTATGAATAGTATTAAATTATCTCGTATCTCTGTACTGCAACTTGTACATGCTGATGAACAAACAGAACGTGTTGCCATTAAAGGAAAAATGACAGTTGTAGTTGCATTCCTTGGTATTCTTTTATTGGGTATTGGTTATGCATCACTTATTTATATATCATATGCAAATTCGCTAATTGTTTTGGGATTAATGGCCGTTGGATTAATCTCAGCAACCGTTGGTACTTACCTTATATTCGGATCACTTCTCCCAGTTATGATTAACAAGCTAAAGAGTAATAAAAAACGTAGTGAAAAAGGCCTCAATGCTTTTACTTTTGCACAATTAAATTTCCGCATTAATGGTCTAACAAATGTGCTTGCAACAGTAGCAATCTTAGTGGCTCTTGGTGCTGGTGGAATTGCTTGTGGTATGGCATTTAAAAACAACATCCTAAAAATGACAGAGCAAAGAGAAATTTACGATTCAGTCATTCATAATCCAACAGCGGAAGAAAAGACAATTTTGGGTGGTATCTTATTTCAAGAAAAACTAGAATATCATTACAAAGTGGATGATAAGTATGTTTATTATCTTAAAGAAGATGTAGAGAAAAATCGCCCTTTCATACAAGGTATGAAAATAGAGAAAGTTTCAGAGGAATTACCCATTGGTGCATTTTCAATAAAACGGGCTGAAGGAGAGACAGACACAAAACAATGGATTCAGGCTTTCAGAACAATCCAGCCCAATTATTTATATCCTGATTATGAAATGAAAATTGTAGATTATAACATATACAATGGATTGAAGGGTAAAGAAAGTATTGTGTTTATGGGGAAAACAGATGATTTTGGATCATACATAAAAGAATGGAAAAAACTTGATGAATTACAAATAGCAAAATATAAAAATGTGAAAGCGGAAGAATTGGATAGTAAGTATCAAGCATATATTATGGGTCATGATTTTGCCAGCGGACTAATGTTTATGGGTTTCTTCGTTGGAATTGCATTTTTAGCAATGATGGCAAGCTGCTTAATGTTTAAAGTTCTGTCGGGAGCATCAAAAGATGTAACACGTTATCAAATGCTTCATAAAATTGGTGTTCGCCGAGAGTTATTAACAAAATCAATTTATAAAGAGTTATTCTTAATATTCTTATTCCCAGCAATTGTAGGGGTTACTCATATATTAGTTGGTATGAACATGTTTAGCCCTCTTGTAATCGATCCGTACTCTCGCATTTGGTTACCACTTGTTATTTTTGTAGTAATTTACTCGATGTATTACTGGATTACTGTTCAATTATTTAAAGGAATTGTACTCCCTAAAAAAGATTAA